The sequence below is a genomic window from Pseudomonas cannabina.
TCCAGATGAGGCATCAGTAACTCTTTGTGCATCGCTGCACGGGCAACTTGATAACGCGCCCATGTGGCGCGAGTATCGGCATCGTCAATGGCATTCAATACCCGACGTAATTCCAGTTCGTCCGCTTCGTTATCCAGTACCGCGGACAGCGATTCCTGCAGGGCTTCACGACTCATGGCGGGTCCTCTCTTGGGCTATCGCCGCTGTCTCAGGATTCCTGCAACAACGGCTGCAGGGCTTTATCGATGGCTTCCCGAGCGCGAAAGATGCGAGAGCGCACGGTACCAACAGGACACTGCATGACGCTCGCAATGTCTTCATAACTCAGACCATCGAATTCACGTAAAGTTAGTGCCGTACGTAAATCTTCCGGGAGAAGCTGGATGGTCCGATGGACGGTGCCCTCGATCTCATCCCTCAACAATGCACGTTCCGGCGACTCGATGTCCTTGAGGTCGTGATCGCCGTCGTAGAACTCCGCGTCTTCAGACCTTACATCGCTATCAGGTGGCCGACGACCTCTCGACACCAGATAGTTCTTCGCCGTATTAATGGCGATGCGGTACAGCCAAGTATAAAAAGCACTGTCGCCGCGAAAATTTCCGAGTGCACGATAAGCTTTTATAAACGCTTCCTGTGCAACATCCTGAGCCTCATGGGTGTCGTGCACGAATCGCACGATCAACCCTAGAATTTTGTGCTGATATTTCAGCACCAACAGATCAAACGCTCGCGTATCACCGCGCTGTACGCGCTCGACAAGCTGCTGAT
It includes:
- the rpoE gene encoding RNA polymerase sigma factor RpoE yields the protein MLTQEEDQQLVERVQRGDTRAFDLLVLKYQHKILGLIVRFVHDTHEAQDVAQEAFIKAYRALGNFRGDSAFYTWLYRIAINTAKNYLVSRGRRPPDSDVRSEDAEFYDGDHDLKDIESPERALLRDEIEGTVHRTIQLLPEDLRTALTLREFDGLSYEDIASVMQCPVGTVRSRIFRAREAIDKALQPLLQES